In the Lactobacillus paragasseri genome, CACCCATTCTGGTATTTTGAATATCTAACAGATGAGTTTCTTTTAAAATTTGATTTACTCTTGTCTTTACTTGGGCATTTTTAAACAAAGGAGTATTGAGTTCTACAAAAGCCCTAATTGAAAGTGGGTAATCAGCATCCAAATTTCTAAACTGAGGCACATAACCAACTTTAGTATCAGTTGCAAATTTAAACGAGCCTGTTGTTGCTTGTAGCATTCCCATTAAAATTCTAATTAGGGTTGTTTTACCTGTACCATTTGCACCAAGTAAGGCCGTCATTGATCCCCTAGTTAAGGCAAAATTCAAGTCCTTAAAAATTACCTTATCTTCAAATTTCATTCCCAGGTCTTTAACAGTTAAGATATTAGTCATCTCAC is a window encoding:
- a CDS encoding metal ABC transporter ATP-binding protein, whose product is MTNILTVKDLGMKFEDKVIFKDLNFALTRGSMTALLGANGTGKTTLIRILMGMLQATTGSFKFATDTKVGYVPQFRNLDADYPLSIRAFVELNTPLFKNAQVKTRVNQILKETHLLDIQNTRMGEASGGQKQRAYLAQALLDKPDFIILDEATASLDPVAKEELMSLIKHLNEKHAMTVLFTTHDIPLAKKYMKDYLLFKDKGLVAGKIKDLTEEVGEE